A section of the Bacteroidales bacterium genome encodes:
- a CDS encoding HNH endonuclease, with protein sequence MKSFWNEEWKEIETIDDGKFHRKKYAISNYGRVVSYTDEIEDGKLLKYGLIEGYPVLSLGQRVKYSRCIHKLVAHYFLPEPASNQKYVIHFDFDKENNSVKNLQWVTREEMLQHQNFNPRVQYARKHHTKRTRGPKLTDKQVKRLKNAINDPNRKRTYKQIAKRYGISEMQLYRIKSGENWSHVEE encoded by the coding sequence ATGAAAAGTTTTTGGAATGAAGAATGGAAAGAAATAGAAACCATTGATGACGGTAAATTTCACCGGAAAAAATATGCGATTTCAAATTATGGCCGCGTTGTCAGTTATACTGATGAGATCGAAGACGGAAAATTACTGAAGTATGGACTTATTGAAGGTTATCCGGTATTGAGCCTTGGACAGAGAGTTAAATACAGTCGTTGTATCCATAAGCTGGTAGCTCATTATTTTCTGCCGGAGCCCGCTTCCAATCAGAAATATGTGATTCATTTCGATTTTGATAAAGAAAATAATTCTGTAAAAAATTTACAGTGGGTTACACGGGAAGAAATGTTACAGCATCAGAACTTTAATCCCAGGGTACAGTATGCCAGGAAGCATCATACAAAGCGGACAAGAGGGCCTAAATTGACAGATAAGCAGGTGAAACGATTGAAGAATGCAATCAACGATCCTAACCGGAAACGGACATACAAGCAAATTGCCAAAAGATATGGGATCAGTGAAATGCAATTATACAGGATCAAATCCGGGGAGAACTGGAGCCATGTAGAAGAATAA
- the pdxA gene encoding 4-hydroxythreonine-4-phosphate dehydrogenase PdxA produces MKDRKRLRIGITHGDINGIGCEVILKTLSDSRILELCTPVLYSSPKVIAYYRKALNLNNFNTFSVRSAEEAQEERINVVNCLDDEVRVEIGKSTEQGGEASLLSLQSAVTELKNGWLDALVTAPINKYNIQSEKFHFPGHTEYLQSEFGGEALMLMVSESLRLGMLTGHVPLSEVPRLVTQDKIVSVLHVLNKTMIEDFNVNKPRMAVLSLNPHAGDNGVIGNEEQSVIIPAIEQAKNEGLLAFGPYPSDGFFGSNNYRKFDVVLAMYHDQGMTAFKTLCFENGVNYTAGLPIVRTSPAHGTAYDLVGKDIASPDSFRQAFYLACDITRNRTEYNGLKAHAMKDVDVRHDGDS; encoded by the coding sequence ATGAAAGACAGGAAAAGATTACGTATTGGAATTACCCATGGAGATATAAACGGGATTGGATGTGAAGTAATTCTTAAAACTTTAAGTGATTCCAGGATACTGGAATTATGCACTCCCGTGTTATACAGTTCTCCAAAAGTAATTGCTTATTACCGGAAGGCACTTAATCTAAATAATTTTAATACCTTCTCGGTTCGTTCAGCCGAAGAGGCCCAGGAGGAAAGGATAAATGTAGTAAATTGTCTGGATGATGAAGTTCGTGTTGAAATAGGTAAATCGACGGAACAGGGAGGAGAAGCATCTTTATTGAGTTTACAATCCGCTGTTACTGAATTAAAAAACGGTTGGTTAGATGCATTAGTAACAGCGCCCATTAATAAATATAACATCCAGTCGGAAAAATTTCATTTTCCGGGTCATACGGAATACCTTCAATCGGAATTTGGCGGGGAAGCATTGATGCTGATGGTGAGTGAATCGTTAAGGCTGGGAATGTTAACGGGACATGTTCCTCTATCTGAAGTTCCCCGGCTGGTCACACAGGATAAAATTGTCAGTGTGTTACATGTGCTGAATAAAACTATGATAGAAGATTTTAATGTCAATAAACCACGTATGGCGGTTCTCTCATTGAATCCCCATGCAGGGGATAATGGGGTGATCGGGAATGAAGAACAATCTGTTATTATTCCCGCTATCGAGCAGGCTAAAAATGAGGGATTACTGGCTTTCGGCCCTTATCCTTCCGATGGCTTTTTTGGCTCAAATAATTACCGTAAGTTTGATGTGGTATTAGCTATGTATCATGATCAGGGTATGACGGCATTCAAAACCCTGTGTTTTGAAAATGGAGTGAATTATACCGCCGGCTTGCCTATTGTACGGACTTCGCCGGCTCACGGGACAGCTTATGATCTTGTTGGGAAGGATATCGCATCACCTGACTCTTTTCGTCAGGCATTTTATCTGGCCTGCGATATCACAAGGAATAGAACAGAGTACAACGGTCTCAAGGCACATGCGATGAAAGATGTAGATGTACGTCATGATGGGGATAGCTGA
- a CDS encoding leucyl aminopeptidase family protein produces the protein MIQLTIHKDTPQNNNIILLSDPTCPFIRYGLNEEEDAYVRQQIANKAKQVAINKNGYWIFIQIMDEKTALNKEKENMRRGASKIHGWICQQNIRSITVVDTVNNDKMAYAFVEGLVLTNYQFLKYVKKKEEKQYSLSEVFVVGDSIKQDEVDILNNILFSVYKTRDLINEPANILNSVQLAHEIKSMADGSGLKVQVLDKSEIEKLKMGGILSVNKGSVEEPTFSIIEWKPENAHNKQPVVLVGKGLVYDTGGLSLKPTTNSMDYMKCDMSGGAAVAATLYAVARSNLPVYVIGLVPSTDNRISASAYAPGDIITMYDGTTVEVMNTDAEGRLILADALSYAKKYNPELVIDMATLTGAAHRAIGEQAMVGMGNASRETMEKLKECGESVFERIAEFPFWDEYVEFIKSDIADLKNIGGEYAGAITAGKFLEFFTDYPYIHLDIAGPAYIKTTDAYRTKGGTGIGVRLLFEFLRKL, from the coding sequence ATGATTCAACTAACCATACATAAGGATACACCCCAAAACAACAACATTATCCTGCTATCGGATCCGACATGTCCATTCATCCGATATGGACTTAATGAAGAAGAGGATGCTTATGTGCGTCAACAGATAGCTAATAAGGCAAAACAGGTAGCTATTAATAAAAACGGATACTGGATTTTTATTCAAATAATGGATGAAAAAACCGCCCTTAATAAAGAAAAAGAAAATATGCGGCGGGGGGCATCAAAAATTCACGGATGGATATGCCAGCAAAATATTAGGTCCATTACCGTTGTTGATACGGTCAATAATGATAAAATGGCCTATGCTTTTGTAGAGGGTTTGGTTTTGACCAATTATCAGTTCCTGAAATATGTTAAGAAAAAAGAAGAGAAGCAATATTCTTTGAGTGAAGTCTTTGTTGTTGGTGATTCAATCAAACAGGACGAGGTAGATATATTGAATAATATCCTTTTTTCAGTCTATAAAACCCGCGACTTGATCAATGAACCGGCAAATATCCTGAATTCCGTACAACTTGCACATGAAATCAAATCGATGGCCGACGGTTCGGGATTAAAGGTACAGGTGTTGGATAAATCTGAGATCGAAAAGTTGAAAATGGGTGGAATCCTTTCTGTCAATAAAGGAAGTGTGGAGGAACCGACATTTTCTATTATTGAGTGGAAACCTGAAAATGCACACAACAAACAACCTGTTGTCCTGGTAGGTAAGGGGTTGGTTTATGATACGGGGGGCCTTAGCCTGAAACCTACGACCAACAGTATGGATTATATGAAATGTGATATGTCGGGCGGAGCCGCTGTTGCAGCTACGCTTTATGCGGTTGCCAGGTCAAATCTCCCGGTGTATGTGATAGGATTGGTACCATCTACTGATAACCGTATCAGTGCTTCGGCATATGCTCCCGGAGATATTATTACAATGTATGATGGAACAACGGTGGAAGTGATGAATACGGATGCAGAAGGCCGGCTGATCCTGGCAGATGCATTGTCCTACGCCAAAAAATATAATCCGGAGTTGGTAATTGATATGGCAACACTGACCGGAGCAGCTCATCGTGCAATTGGCGAACAGGCAATGGTCGGGATGGGTAATGCATCCCGCGAAACAATGGAAAAACTTAAAGAGTGTGGTGAGAGTGTCTTTGAAAGAATTGCCGAATTTCCATTTTGGGATGAATATGTAGAATTCATTAAATCGGATATTGCAGATTTAAAAAATATAGGAGGCGAATATGCAGGAGCCATTACTGCCGGAAAGTTTTTAGAATTTTTTACCGACTATCCGTATATTCATTTGGACATTGCGGGTCCTGCTTATATAAAAACGACGGACGCATACCGTACTAAAGGAGGAACGGGAATCGGAGTCAGGTTGTTGTTCGAATTTCTGAGGAAGCTGTAA